The proteins below are encoded in one region of Ricinus communis isolate WT05 ecotype wild-type chromosome 6, ASM1957865v1, whole genome shotgun sequence:
- the LOC8264251 gene encoding nucleolar complex-associated protein 2 isoform X4 yields the protein MDGTQSESCLGDSNVDSAISVQNREVHMELVKKMKKLDRLKDKDPHFAKFLESNKNRIKAFRDEENQYSDEDESSDDGKEPENGNGPHEMTTLLSCSTVDSLYQLVTEQNNVPALVRLLNGYRAACRYGTESSNVFNDGQTFSKILMFVLREADNIFRKMLGISSLNERKEAILELKNTSKWKNLKPLMKSYLRSTMFLLNEVSDTEILAFTLTRLKASIIFFAAFPSLLQRLIKTSVHLWATGDETLSLYSSHLIQVVANVFNSDCFDTCLVKAYKAFISRCKFVEPVLSKHIQFLKNSFVELCSLDVQKSSSKAIVSVQQLAKILQLGLQTKKEEAVKKICSWQYANCIELWVAFISVNIRNYDLQPLLYMIIQIINGVAILFPGPRYLPLRVKCVQWLNHLSSSSGVFIPVASLAMDLLEYKIDKGGRKAVNNFNFSSAIKLPKHWLKSRNFQEECIVSALELLAVHFAQWSYHISFPELAAIPLIRLRNFHEITTTESFRRVVKRFIDQVEHNIEFVRKKRDEVAFSPRDQQSVESFLQQEMCSGNLPFTQYYRSLIEKSSFRNLPSNKKISYLEQKKSNKKGQHLNKTVDVVVNGEKDSD from the exons ATGGATGGAACTCAAAGTGAAAGTTGTCTAGGAG ACAGCAATGTCGATAGTGCTATATCAGTTCAGAACAGGGAAGTGCATATGGAACTtgtgaagaaaatgaaaaaattggACAGGTTGAAGGACAAG GATCCACACTTCGCTAAATTCTTAGAGAGCAACAAGAACCGTATTAAAGCATTCAGAGACGAGGAAAAT CAATATTCAGATGAAGATGAGTCTAGTGATGATGGTAAGGAGCCAGAGAATGGAAATGGCCCACACGAAATGACCACTCTGTTGAGTTGTTCTACAGTTGATTCTTTGTATCAACTAGTTACAGAGCAGAACAATGTGCCTGCACTTGTAAGATTATTAAATGGGTATAGAGCTGCATGCCGATATGGAACTGAATCATCCAATGTTTTTAATGATGGCCAGACGTTTAGCAAGATTTTGATGTTTGTGCTTCGTGAGGCTGATAACATATTCCGTAAAATGCTTGGAATATCATCCTTAAATGAAAGGAAGGAAGCCATTTTGGAACTCAAGAATACTTCAAAATGGAAAAATCTAAAGCCACTTATGAAGTCTTATCTAAGGAGTACCATGTTTCTCTTGAATGAGGTTTCTGATACTGAAATATTGGCTTTCACATTAACCCGACTCAAAgcttcaataatattttttgctGCTTTTCCTTCACTACTGCAAAGACTCATCAAG ACATCGGTTCATTTGTGGGCAACAGGTGATGAGACTCTATCATTGTACTCTTCCCACTTAATTCAAGTTGTGGCCAATGTATTTAACTCAGATTGCTTCGACACATGCTTGGTCAAAGCATACAAGGCTTTTATTAGTCGCTGCAAGTTTGTGGAGCCAGTTTTATCTAAGCACATTCAATTTTTGAAGAATTCTTTTGTTGAGCTATGTTCTCTAGATGTACAGAAATCATCTAGTAAGGCAATAGTTTCTGTTCAACAACTTGCTAAGATATTACAGCTCGGATTACAAACTAAGAAGGAG GAAGCTGTTAAGAAGATTTGCAGTTGGCAGTATGCTAACTGCATTGAGCTCTGGGTTGCATTTATATCAGTGAATATACGCAATTATGATCTTCAGCCATTACTTTATATGATCATTCAGATCATAAATGGAGTAGCTATCTTATTCCCAGGACCAAGATATTTGCCTTTAAGAGTTAAATGTGTTCAATGGCTGAATCATCTCTCGAGCTCTAGTGGTGTTTTTATCCCTGTTGCATCACTTGCAATGGATCTTTTGGAATATAAAATTGACAAAGGGGGCAGGAAGGCAGTAAATAATTTCAACTTTTCATCGGCCATTAAG TTACCAAAACATTGGCTAAAATCTCGAAACTTCCAAGAAGAGTGCATTGTTTCTGCCCTTGAACTGCTGGCAGTGCACTTTGCTCAGTGGAGCTACCATATATCTTTCCCTGAATTGGCAGCTATTCCACTTATTCGTTTAAGGAATTTCCATGAGATTACTACCACTGAGAGCTTCAGGCGTGTGGTGAAACGTTTTATTGATCAG GTGGAGCATAACATTGAATTCGTGCGGAAAAAGAGGGATGAAGTTGCTTTTTCACCAAGAGATCAGCAATCCGTTGAATCATTTCTGCAG CAGGAAATGTGCAGCGGCAATCTCCCATTTACACAATATTACAGAAGTCTCATTGAAAAGTCTTCTTTCAGAAATCTGCCtagtaataaaaagataag TTACCTGGAGCAGAAGAAATCGAACAAAAAGGGGCAACATCTGAACAAGACTGTAGATGTGGTTGTTAATGGAGAAAAGGATTCAGATTAG
- the LOC8264254 gene encoding uncharacterized protein LOC8264254: MARTALLHLLRSQTRNLSSPSTVQSGYRVCRFGTWSHAHTAKTNYNSAIQIAASQKRWASQARTTEDDNRISIGPRRGKEAGEDEKETGVVYYGPISSTIKKVKLLSLSTCCLSVSLGPVITFMTSPDMNVILKGAVASSVIFLSASTTAALHWFVTPYIHKLRWQPGSDSFEVEMMSWMATYIPKTIKFADIRPAETNRPFVTFKADGNFYFVDTEHCHNKALLARLTPQKSQNESAFKNL; encoded by the exons atggcgAGAACGGCACTTCTCCACTTGCTCCGATCTCAAACCAGAAACCTCTCTTCTCCTTCAACCGTCCAATCAG GCTATCGTGTTTGTAGGTTTGGCACATGGTCACATGCTCATACTGCCAAAACCAACTATAACAGTGCCATCCAGATTGCAGCTTCTCAGAAAAGATGGGCATCTCAAGCTAGGACAACAGAAGATGACAACAGGATCAGCATTGGACCACGAAGAGGAAAAGAAGCTGGGGAGGATGAAAAAGAAACTGGGGTGGTTTATTATGGTCCAATCTCATCAACCATCAAGAAAGTAAAACTACTGTCTCTTTCAACCTGCTGTCTCTCGGTATCACTGGGTCCAGTCATAACCTTCATGACATCTCCTGATATGAATGTCATATTGAAGGGTGCAGTTGCATCTTCTGTGATATTCTTAAGTGCTTCAACAACAGCTGCCCTGCATTGGTTTGTTACTCCCTATATTCACAAGCTCAGGTGGCAGCCTGGCTCAGACAGCTTTGAGGTCGAGATGATGTCTTGGATGGCTACATACATTCCGAAGACTATCAAGTTTGCTGATATCCGACCAGCAGAGACAAATAGGCCATTTGTGACATTTAAGGCGGATGGGAACTTCTATTTTGTTGACACAGAGCATTGTCATAATAAGGCATTGTTGGCTAGACTGACTCCACAGAAATCTCAAAATGAATCTGCTTTTAAGAACTTGTGA
- the LOC8264250 gene encoding uncharacterized protein LOC8264250, with translation MSRFLSHLSHQSTTNPSLPLALPFSLALLYFSVYTPRMDTREYWSLDPVQENHGFNYDDGDYDDALSLCDLALHNNSNASDWDDSSKEDQSSSFDQDLFEFFSEDFTASAYPKDNIIFCGKLIPYKGDKEEEQAHNLEKAISKPREGKRSRIFPWKTFSSSRSTRSKSYTTCKTFPDLASESNEYGMKRYNRVSMKKVSLLGGPARSRWYLFAFGVGRYPMEMELSDIKTRQSKLTDSKMRQSSKAPGKSKADDGREKLDGRGGKRARGWWSLLRILGCKGNQANAMVKASLGLMPLPNV, from the coding sequence ATGTCTAGATTCTTGTCTCATCTCTCTCATCAATCTACCACAAACCCAAGTCTTCCTTTGGCCTTACCCTTTTCTCTTGCTCTTTTATACTTTTCCGTATACACTCCAAGAATGGATACAAGAGAATACTGGAGTCTCGACCCAGTTCAAGAGAATCATGGTTTTAATTATGATGATGGTGATTATGATGATGCACTTTCTCTCTGTGATCTTGCATTGCACAACAACAGCAATGCCTCTGATTGGGATGACTCGTCAAAAGAAGATCAGAGCTCCTCTTTTGATCAGGAtttgtttgaatttttcaGTGAAGACTTTACTGCATCTGCTTACCCTAAAGACAACATCATCTTCTGTGGAAAGCTCATTCCATATAAAGGAGATAAAGAAGAGGAGCAGGCACACAACTTGGAGAAAGCTATCAGTAAACCCAGAGAGGGCAAGAGGAGCCGCATCTTTCCATGGAAAACATTTTCATCCAGCAGGTCAACAAGAAGCAAGAGTTACACCACTTGCAAGACTTTCCCAGACTTGGCATCTGAGAGTAATGAGTATGGCATGAAAAGATACAACCGTGTTTCGATGAAGAAAGTATCATTACTGGGTGGTCCAGCAAGGTCGAGATGGTACCTGTTTGCATTTGGGGTGGGAAGATATCCAATGGAGATGGAACTCAGTGACATCAAGACAAGACAGAGCAAGCTAACGGACAGCAAGATGAGGCAGAGCAGCAAGGCTCCGGGCAAGAGCAAGGCTGATGATGGAAGAGAAAAGCTGGATGGGAGAGGTGGGAAAAGAGCGAGAGGTTGGTGGAGTTTGCTAAGGATCTTGGGATGCAAGGGTAACCAAGCAAATGCCATGGTTAAAGCTTCATTGGGTCTCATGCCATTGCCAAATGTGTGA
- the LOC8264251 gene encoding nucleolar complex-associated protein 2 isoform X3 has translation MVGDDSDSDGYLSEEGSLEHMDGTQSESCLGDSNVDSAISVQNREVHMELVKKMKKLDRLKDKDPHFAKFLESNKNRIKAFRDEENQYSDEDESSDDGKEPENGNGPHEMTTLLSCSTVDSLYQLVTEQNNVPALVRLLNGYRAACRYGTESSNVFNDGQTFSKILMFVLREADNIFRKMLGISSLNERKEAILELKNTSKWKNLKPLMKSYLRSTMFLLNEVSDTEILAFTLTRLKASIIFFAAFPSLLQRLIKTSVHLWATGDETLSLYSSHLIQVVANVFNSDCFDTCLVKAYKAFISRCKFVEPVLSKHIQFLKNSFVELCSLDVQKSSSKAIVSVQQLAKILQLGLQTKKEEAVKKICSWQYANCIELWVAFISVNIRNYDLQPLLYMIIQIINGVAILFPGPRYLPLRVKCVQWLNHLSSSSGVFIPVASLAMDLLEYKIDKGGRKAVNNFNFSSAIKLPKHWLKSRNFQEECIVSALELLAVHFAQWSYHISFPELAAIPLIRLRNFHEITTTESFRRVVKRFIDQVEHNIEFVRKKRDEVAFSPRDQQSVESFLQQEMCSGNLPFTQYYRSLIEKSSFRNLPSNKKISYLEQKKSNKKGQHLNKTVDVVVNGEKDSD, from the exons ATGGTTGGAGATGATTCAGACAGTGATGGATATCTATCAGAG GAAGGAAGTTTGGAACATATGGATGGAACTCAAAGTGAAAGTTGTCTAGGAG ACAGCAATGTCGATAGTGCTATATCAGTTCAGAACAGGGAAGTGCATATGGAACTtgtgaagaaaatgaaaaaattggACAGGTTGAAGGACAAG GATCCACACTTCGCTAAATTCTTAGAGAGCAACAAGAACCGTATTAAAGCATTCAGAGACGAGGAAAAT CAATATTCAGATGAAGATGAGTCTAGTGATGATGGTAAGGAGCCAGAGAATGGAAATGGCCCACACGAAATGACCACTCTGTTGAGTTGTTCTACAGTTGATTCTTTGTATCAACTAGTTACAGAGCAGAACAATGTGCCTGCACTTGTAAGATTATTAAATGGGTATAGAGCTGCATGCCGATATGGAACTGAATCATCCAATGTTTTTAATGATGGCCAGACGTTTAGCAAGATTTTGATGTTTGTGCTTCGTGAGGCTGATAACATATTCCGTAAAATGCTTGGAATATCATCCTTAAATGAAAGGAAGGAAGCCATTTTGGAACTCAAGAATACTTCAAAATGGAAAAATCTAAAGCCACTTATGAAGTCTTATCTAAGGAGTACCATGTTTCTCTTGAATGAGGTTTCTGATACTGAAATATTGGCTTTCACATTAACCCGACTCAAAgcttcaataatattttttgctGCTTTTCCTTCACTACTGCAAAGACTCATCAAG ACATCGGTTCATTTGTGGGCAACAGGTGATGAGACTCTATCATTGTACTCTTCCCACTTAATTCAAGTTGTGGCCAATGTATTTAACTCAGATTGCTTCGACACATGCTTGGTCAAAGCATACAAGGCTTTTATTAGTCGCTGCAAGTTTGTGGAGCCAGTTTTATCTAAGCACATTCAATTTTTGAAGAATTCTTTTGTTGAGCTATGTTCTCTAGATGTACAGAAATCATCTAGTAAGGCAATAGTTTCTGTTCAACAACTTGCTAAGATATTACAGCTCGGATTACAAACTAAGAAGGAG GAAGCTGTTAAGAAGATTTGCAGTTGGCAGTATGCTAACTGCATTGAGCTCTGGGTTGCATTTATATCAGTGAATATACGCAATTATGATCTTCAGCCATTACTTTATATGATCATTCAGATCATAAATGGAGTAGCTATCTTATTCCCAGGACCAAGATATTTGCCTTTAAGAGTTAAATGTGTTCAATGGCTGAATCATCTCTCGAGCTCTAGTGGTGTTTTTATCCCTGTTGCATCACTTGCAATGGATCTTTTGGAATATAAAATTGACAAAGGGGGCAGGAAGGCAGTAAATAATTTCAACTTTTCATCGGCCATTAAG TTACCAAAACATTGGCTAAAATCTCGAAACTTCCAAGAAGAGTGCATTGTTTCTGCCCTTGAACTGCTGGCAGTGCACTTTGCTCAGTGGAGCTACCATATATCTTTCCCTGAATTGGCAGCTATTCCACTTATTCGTTTAAGGAATTTCCATGAGATTACTACCACTGAGAGCTTCAGGCGTGTGGTGAAACGTTTTATTGATCAG GTGGAGCATAACATTGAATTCGTGCGGAAAAAGAGGGATGAAGTTGCTTTTTCACCAAGAGATCAGCAATCCGTTGAATCATTTCTGCAG CAGGAAATGTGCAGCGGCAATCTCCCATTTACACAATATTACAGAAGTCTCATTGAAAAGTCTTCTTTCAGAAATCTGCCtagtaataaaaagataag TTACCTGGAGCAGAAGAAATCGAACAAAAAGGGGCAACATCTGAACAAGACTGTAGATGTGGTTGTTAATGGAGAAAAGGATTCAGATTAG
- the LOC8264251 gene encoding nucleolar complex-associated protein 2 isoform X1: MAKLGKKARKFAKKNLQSVLKRRRKLKSMFKKKAPKKNEVHEAEDPEGAQLSSGRNPELEDIKDISLEAIFGENYSDMVGDDSDSDGYLSEEGSLEHMDGTQSESCLGDSNVDSAISVQNREVHMELVKKMKKLDRLKDKDPHFAKFLESNKNRIKAFRDEENQYSDEDESSDDGKEPENGNGPHEMTTLLSCSTVDSLYQLVTEQNNVPALVRLLNGYRAACRYGTESSNVFNDGQTFSKILMFVLREADNIFRKMLGISSLNERKEAILELKNTSKWKNLKPLMKSYLRSTMFLLNEVSDTEILAFTLTRLKASIIFFAAFPSLLQRLIKTSVHLWATGDETLSLYSSHLIQVVANVFNSDCFDTCLVKAYKAFISRCKFVEPVLSKHIQFLKNSFVELCSLDVQKSSSKAIVSVQQLAKILQLGLQTKKEEAVKKICSWQYANCIELWVAFISVNIRNYDLQPLLYMIIQIINGVAILFPGPRYLPLRVKCVQWLNHLSSSSGVFIPVASLAMDLLEYKIDKGGRKAVNNFNFSSAIKLPKHWLKSRNFQEECIVSALELLAVHFAQWSYHISFPELAAIPLIRLRNFHEITTTESFRRVVKRFIDQVEHNIEFVRKKRDEVAFSPRDQQSVESFLQQEMCSGNLPFTQYYRSLIEKSSFRNLPSNKKISYLEQKKSNKKGQHLNKTVDVVVNGEKDSD; encoded by the exons ATGGCAAAGCTTGGAAAGAAAGCGAGGAAGTTTGCGAAGAAGAATCTTCAGTCAGTTTTGAAAAGAAGACGCAAGCTCAAGTCTATGTTCAAGAAGAAAGCTCCTAAGA AGAATGAGGTGCATGAAGCTGAAGACCCAGAAGGAGCCCAGCTTTCCAGTGGAAG AAACCCTGAACTTGAAGACATTAAGGATATTTCTCTTGAGGCAATATTTGGCGAAAATTATAGCGATATGGTTGGAGATGATTCAGACAGTGATGGATATCTATCAGAG GAAGGAAGTTTGGAACATATGGATGGAACTCAAAGTGAAAGTTGTCTAGGAG ACAGCAATGTCGATAGTGCTATATCAGTTCAGAACAGGGAAGTGCATATGGAACTtgtgaagaaaatgaaaaaattggACAGGTTGAAGGACAAG GATCCACACTTCGCTAAATTCTTAGAGAGCAACAAGAACCGTATTAAAGCATTCAGAGACGAGGAAAAT CAATATTCAGATGAAGATGAGTCTAGTGATGATGGTAAGGAGCCAGAGAATGGAAATGGCCCACACGAAATGACCACTCTGTTGAGTTGTTCTACAGTTGATTCTTTGTATCAACTAGTTACAGAGCAGAACAATGTGCCTGCACTTGTAAGATTATTAAATGGGTATAGAGCTGCATGCCGATATGGAACTGAATCATCCAATGTTTTTAATGATGGCCAGACGTTTAGCAAGATTTTGATGTTTGTGCTTCGTGAGGCTGATAACATATTCCGTAAAATGCTTGGAATATCATCCTTAAATGAAAGGAAGGAAGCCATTTTGGAACTCAAGAATACTTCAAAATGGAAAAATCTAAAGCCACTTATGAAGTCTTATCTAAGGAGTACCATGTTTCTCTTGAATGAGGTTTCTGATACTGAAATATTGGCTTTCACATTAACCCGACTCAAAgcttcaataatattttttgctGCTTTTCCTTCACTACTGCAAAGACTCATCAAG ACATCGGTTCATTTGTGGGCAACAGGTGATGAGACTCTATCATTGTACTCTTCCCACTTAATTCAAGTTGTGGCCAATGTATTTAACTCAGATTGCTTCGACACATGCTTGGTCAAAGCATACAAGGCTTTTATTAGTCGCTGCAAGTTTGTGGAGCCAGTTTTATCTAAGCACATTCAATTTTTGAAGAATTCTTTTGTTGAGCTATGTTCTCTAGATGTACAGAAATCATCTAGTAAGGCAATAGTTTCTGTTCAACAACTTGCTAAGATATTACAGCTCGGATTACAAACTAAGAAGGAG GAAGCTGTTAAGAAGATTTGCAGTTGGCAGTATGCTAACTGCATTGAGCTCTGGGTTGCATTTATATCAGTGAATATACGCAATTATGATCTTCAGCCATTACTTTATATGATCATTCAGATCATAAATGGAGTAGCTATCTTATTCCCAGGACCAAGATATTTGCCTTTAAGAGTTAAATGTGTTCAATGGCTGAATCATCTCTCGAGCTCTAGTGGTGTTTTTATCCCTGTTGCATCACTTGCAATGGATCTTTTGGAATATAAAATTGACAAAGGGGGCAGGAAGGCAGTAAATAATTTCAACTTTTCATCGGCCATTAAG TTACCAAAACATTGGCTAAAATCTCGAAACTTCCAAGAAGAGTGCATTGTTTCTGCCCTTGAACTGCTGGCAGTGCACTTTGCTCAGTGGAGCTACCATATATCTTTCCCTGAATTGGCAGCTATTCCACTTATTCGTTTAAGGAATTTCCATGAGATTACTACCACTGAGAGCTTCAGGCGTGTGGTGAAACGTTTTATTGATCAG GTGGAGCATAACATTGAATTCGTGCGGAAAAAGAGGGATGAAGTTGCTTTTTCACCAAGAGATCAGCAATCCGTTGAATCATTTCTGCAG CAGGAAATGTGCAGCGGCAATCTCCCATTTACACAATATTACAGAAGTCTCATTGAAAAGTCTTCTTTCAGAAATCTGCCtagtaataaaaagataag TTACCTGGAGCAGAAGAAATCGAACAAAAAGGGGCAACATCTGAACAAGACTGTAGATGTGGTTGTTAATGGAGAAAAGGATTCAGATTAG
- the LOC8264251 gene encoding nucleolar complex-associated protein 2 isoform X2 yields MAKLGKKARKFAKKNLQSVLKRRRKLKSMFKKKAPKKNEVHEAEDPEGAQLSSGRNPELEDIKDISLEAIFGENYSDMVGDDSDSDGYLSEEGSLEHMDGTQSESCLGDSNVDSAISVQNREVHMELVKKMKKLDRLKDKDPHFAKFLESNKNRIKAFRDEENQYSDEDESSDDGKEPENGNGPHEMTTLLSCSTVDSLYQLVTEQNNVPALVRLLNGYRAACRYGTESSNVFNDGQTFSKILMFVLREADNIFRKMLGISSLNERKEAILELKNTSKWKNLKPLMKSYLRSTMFLLNEVSDTEILAFTLTRLKASIIFFAAFPSLLQRLIKTSVHLWATGDETLSLYSSHLIQVVANVFNSDCFDTCLVKAYKAFISRCKFVEPVLSKHIQFLKNSFVELCSLDVQKSSSKAIVSVQQLAKILQLGLQTKKEEAVKKICSWQYANCIELWVAFISVNIRNYDLQPLLYMIIQIINGVAILFPGPRYLPLRVKCVQWLNHLSSSSGVFIPVASLAMDLLEYKIDKGGRKAVNNFNFSSAIKLPKHWLKSRNFQEECIVSALELLAVHFAQWSYHISFPELAAIPLIRLRNFHEITTTESFRRVVKRFIDQVEHNIEFVRKKRDEVAFSPRDQQSVESFLQEMCSGNLPFTQYYRSLIEKSSFRNLPSNKKISYLEQKKSNKKGQHLNKTVDVVVNGEKDSD; encoded by the exons ATGGCAAAGCTTGGAAAGAAAGCGAGGAAGTTTGCGAAGAAGAATCTTCAGTCAGTTTTGAAAAGAAGACGCAAGCTCAAGTCTATGTTCAAGAAGAAAGCTCCTAAGA AGAATGAGGTGCATGAAGCTGAAGACCCAGAAGGAGCCCAGCTTTCCAGTGGAAG AAACCCTGAACTTGAAGACATTAAGGATATTTCTCTTGAGGCAATATTTGGCGAAAATTATAGCGATATGGTTGGAGATGATTCAGACAGTGATGGATATCTATCAGAG GAAGGAAGTTTGGAACATATGGATGGAACTCAAAGTGAAAGTTGTCTAGGAG ACAGCAATGTCGATAGTGCTATATCAGTTCAGAACAGGGAAGTGCATATGGAACTtgtgaagaaaatgaaaaaattggACAGGTTGAAGGACAAG GATCCACACTTCGCTAAATTCTTAGAGAGCAACAAGAACCGTATTAAAGCATTCAGAGACGAGGAAAAT CAATATTCAGATGAAGATGAGTCTAGTGATGATGGTAAGGAGCCAGAGAATGGAAATGGCCCACACGAAATGACCACTCTGTTGAGTTGTTCTACAGTTGATTCTTTGTATCAACTAGTTACAGAGCAGAACAATGTGCCTGCACTTGTAAGATTATTAAATGGGTATAGAGCTGCATGCCGATATGGAACTGAATCATCCAATGTTTTTAATGATGGCCAGACGTTTAGCAAGATTTTGATGTTTGTGCTTCGTGAGGCTGATAACATATTCCGTAAAATGCTTGGAATATCATCCTTAAATGAAAGGAAGGAAGCCATTTTGGAACTCAAGAATACTTCAAAATGGAAAAATCTAAAGCCACTTATGAAGTCTTATCTAAGGAGTACCATGTTTCTCTTGAATGAGGTTTCTGATACTGAAATATTGGCTTTCACATTAACCCGACTCAAAgcttcaataatattttttgctGCTTTTCCTTCACTACTGCAAAGACTCATCAAG ACATCGGTTCATTTGTGGGCAACAGGTGATGAGACTCTATCATTGTACTCTTCCCACTTAATTCAAGTTGTGGCCAATGTATTTAACTCAGATTGCTTCGACACATGCTTGGTCAAAGCATACAAGGCTTTTATTAGTCGCTGCAAGTTTGTGGAGCCAGTTTTATCTAAGCACATTCAATTTTTGAAGAATTCTTTTGTTGAGCTATGTTCTCTAGATGTACAGAAATCATCTAGTAAGGCAATAGTTTCTGTTCAACAACTTGCTAAGATATTACAGCTCGGATTACAAACTAAGAAGGAG GAAGCTGTTAAGAAGATTTGCAGTTGGCAGTATGCTAACTGCATTGAGCTCTGGGTTGCATTTATATCAGTGAATATACGCAATTATGATCTTCAGCCATTACTTTATATGATCATTCAGATCATAAATGGAGTAGCTATCTTATTCCCAGGACCAAGATATTTGCCTTTAAGAGTTAAATGTGTTCAATGGCTGAATCATCTCTCGAGCTCTAGTGGTGTTTTTATCCCTGTTGCATCACTTGCAATGGATCTTTTGGAATATAAAATTGACAAAGGGGGCAGGAAGGCAGTAAATAATTTCAACTTTTCATCGGCCATTAAG TTACCAAAACATTGGCTAAAATCTCGAAACTTCCAAGAAGAGTGCATTGTTTCTGCCCTTGAACTGCTGGCAGTGCACTTTGCTCAGTGGAGCTACCATATATCTTTCCCTGAATTGGCAGCTATTCCACTTATTCGTTTAAGGAATTTCCATGAGATTACTACCACTGAGAGCTTCAGGCGTGTGGTGAAACGTTTTATTGATCAG GTGGAGCATAACATTGAATTCGTGCGGAAAAAGAGGGATGAAGTTGCTTTTTCACCAAGAGATCAGCAATCCGTTGAATCATTTCTGCAG GAAATGTGCAGCGGCAATCTCCCATTTACACAATATTACAGAAGTCTCATTGAAAAGTCTTCTTTCAGAAATCTGCCtagtaataaaaagataag TTACCTGGAGCAGAAGAAATCGAACAAAAAGGGGCAACATCTGAACAAGACTGTAGATGTGGTTGTTAATGGAGAAAAGGATTCAGATTAG